The Spirochaetota bacterium genomic sequence GCCGTTGAAACGCCATCCCTTTGAAATCATGTAATCGTTCACGTGGAAGATGTCGACTTCCCTGGATCTGAAGCTGATCAGGAAGGTCGGGTCGCCTATTATCTCCAGCTCCCTGATGGAGGCGACGCCTTCCCTGATCCGGTCGGCTATTTTCATGATGGCGGATGCGGCCTCGAGGTAGCCGCTCTCGCCGAGGTACACCATCGTCGCCCAGGTTGAGGCGGTGAGGCCCCCGGACCTGCTGCCGGTCATTGACGGCGATGCGTAAATGCCGCCGGGCCAATGGGCCATCTGGAAGAACTGGTACCTGCGCAATTTAAGGTTGCGGTAGAGAACGACGGAATTGCCCTTGTGGCCGTAGCCGAACTTGTGGGTGTCGGCCGACATCGATGTGAGACCCGGGAGCCTGAAATCGAACACCGGCACCTTGTAGCCCAGCCGTTCGATCCAGGGCAGGATGAATCCGCCGAGACAGCCGTCTATATGGAAGCCGAGATCGTGCTCCAGTGCTACATCGGAAAGCGCTTCCATCGGGTCGACCAGGCCGTAGGGATAATTGCCCGCGCTGGCGACGATGGCCACCGTGTTTTTGTTTATCAGCTTTTTCACTTCCTCCGGCTTGACGCGGAAGTCCGTCTCGTCAACGGGCGCGAGGACCATCTTCATACCGAAATATTCACCGGCCTTGTGAAAGGCGGGGTGCGCCGTTATGGGGAGAATGATCTCCGGGGCGGTGATGTTTTTCTCGACCCTGC encodes the following:
- a CDS encoding aspartate aminotransferase family protein; amino-acid sequence: MADQQEFKDPFKPYKGRFQSYERMPERGRDKEDILKELRTMSDEENAKWTNGKVSGTYYHAGAEHREFLNKVFSLYSHVNVLQVDLCPSMSKFESEIISMTARMLNGDAVKKNNPDDEICGSVTFGGSESIMMAMKVYRDRGRVEKNITAPEIILPITAHPAFHKAGEYFGMKMVLAPVDETDFRVKPEEVKKLINKNTVAIVASAGNYPYGLVDPMEALSDVALEHDLGFHIDGCLGGFILPWIERLGYKVPVFDFRLPGLTSMSADTHKFGYGHKGNSVVLYRNLKLRRYQFFQMAHWPGGIYASPSMTGSRSGGLTASTWATMVYLGESGYLEAASAIMKIADRIREGVASIRELEIIGDPTFLISFRSREVDIFHVNDYMISKGWRFNGLQSPAAIHFCVTMPQTMVPGIGDMLIEDLRAAVDYARNKAGTPARSSALYGLSGSLEGRSQLVQVLYGTFEHLFRV